In Curtobacterium sp. MCPF17_002, one genomic interval encodes:
- a CDS encoding glycoside hydrolase family 38 C-terminal domain-containing protein, with amino-acid sequence MHDDIPLTTGRARRVLDERILPAVHATATPLDASWHELPGEPIPPTEGLQLDFAPYEVGTTWGAAWGTTWFRLTGTVPDAWAGRRVEAVIDLGFDKNMPGFQCEGLVYLADGTPVKSINPRNQWVLLTERAEGGETVELFVEAASNPVLLDYHPFLVTHEGDIETSSPKRLYTSRRMDLAVFESEVHELSLDIDVLLELQAELPEGPRRMRILQALDDALDRLDLQHIAETAPDARAALADVLAAPAEASAHTISAVGHAHIDSAWLWPVRETIRKVARTSSTMTELIDQTDDFLYGMSSAQQYAWIKEHRPEVYARVKAAVAAGRFVPLGGMWVESDTVMPTGESIVRQFSQGQRFFAREFGIRPKGVWLPDSFGYSPALPQLMRRAGFEWFFTQKISWNQVNKFPHHTFLWEGIDGSRVFSHFPSMDTYNSRLSGSEVAKASRQFRENRLATGSIAPVGWGDGGGGTTREMTGTAKRLADLEGSAKVRWEHPDTFFDRAKAELPNPPVWVGELYLELHRATLTSQHGTKQGNRRSEQLLIEAELWAATAAARTDFVYPYDELDALWQQVLLQQFHDILPGTSIAWVHREAVAKYAETAVRLTAVIESALSALAGHGDRAVVVNPAPFLQAGAPAQGAVLATDVAEPTPVTVTDQDGGYVLSNALVRVVVDAQGLVTSAVDLSTGRDAIAAGQAANLLQLHQDFPNMWDAWDVDRFYRNRVEDLVDLTGLTASVGADGVAQVVVQRAFGESTVTQEIILAPDSRTLEFDQSTDWHETEKFLKVAFPLDVRAEHTVAETQFGAQKRVTHTNTSWEAAKFETSMHRYVLAEEPGFGVALVNSSIHGFDVTRDAVDGHVTTTIRLSLLRAPRFPDPETDQGVQTHRFGMVIGTDQLGATAAGVRMNAGARAVTGAHGFDPLVQVSGDVVLSSVKLADDRSGDLVVRVYEPVGRRGTGGIAVDGPFGEPVEVTLLEEADDALPGVAAVTDGVAAFPVDAYEVRTFRFPRA; translated from the coding sequence ATGCACGACGACATCCCCCTCACCACCGGCCGGGCACGACGTGTCCTCGACGAGCGGATCCTGCCCGCGGTGCACGCCACGGCCACCCCGCTCGACGCTTCCTGGCACGAGCTGCCGGGCGAGCCGATCCCACCGACCGAGGGACTGCAGCTCGACTTCGCGCCGTACGAGGTCGGCACGACGTGGGGTGCCGCCTGGGGGACGACCTGGTTCCGGCTGACCGGCACCGTGCCGGACGCCTGGGCCGGCCGACGGGTCGAGGCCGTGATCGACCTCGGGTTCGACAAGAACATGCCGGGCTTCCAGTGCGAGGGACTGGTGTACCTCGCCGACGGCACCCCCGTGAAGTCGATCAACCCCCGGAACCAGTGGGTGCTCCTCACCGAACGGGCCGAGGGCGGCGAGACCGTCGAACTCTTCGTCGAGGCGGCGTCGAACCCCGTCCTGCTCGACTACCACCCCTTCCTCGTGACGCACGAGGGCGACATCGAGACGTCCTCGCCGAAGCGCCTCTACACGAGCCGGCGGATGGACCTGGCGGTGTTCGAGTCCGAGGTGCACGAACTGTCGCTCGACATCGACGTGCTGCTCGAGCTGCAGGCCGAACTCCCCGAGGGCCCCAGGCGGATGCGCATCCTGCAGGCGCTCGACGACGCGCTCGACCGGCTCGACCTGCAGCACATCGCCGAGACCGCACCGGATGCCCGCGCGGCGCTCGCCGACGTGCTCGCCGCGCCCGCCGAGGCCTCCGCGCACACGATCTCCGCCGTCGGCCACGCCCACATCGACTCGGCCTGGCTCTGGCCGGTGCGCGAGACGATCCGGAAGGTCGCCCGCACCAGCTCGACGATGACCGAGCTCATCGACCAGACCGACGACTTCCTCTACGGGATGTCGAGCGCACAGCAGTACGCGTGGATCAAGGAACACCGCCCCGAGGTCTACGCCCGGGTCAAGGCCGCCGTCGCAGCCGGCCGGTTCGTGCCGCTCGGTGGCATGTGGGTCGAGTCCGACACCGTGATGCCGACCGGCGAGAGCATCGTGCGGCAGTTCTCGCAGGGGCAGCGGTTCTTCGCGCGCGAGTTCGGGATCCGACCGAAGGGTGTCTGGCTGCCGGACAGCTTCGGGTACTCCCCGGCGCTGCCGCAGCTCATGCGCCGTGCGGGCTTCGAGTGGTTCTTCACGCAGAAGATCTCCTGGAACCAGGTCAACAAGTTCCCGCACCACACGTTCCTCTGGGAGGGCATCGACGGCTCGCGGGTGTTCTCGCACTTCCCGTCGATGGACACCTACAACTCGCGCCTGAGCGGCTCCGAGGTGGCGAAGGCCTCTCGGCAGTTCCGTGAGAACCGCCTCGCGACGGGCTCGATCGCGCCCGTCGGGTGGGGCGACGGCGGTGGCGGCACGACCCGCGAGATGACCGGCACCGCGAAGCGCCTCGCCGACCTCGAAGGCAGCGCCAAGGTCCGCTGGGAGCACCCCGACACGTTCTTCGACCGGGCGAAGGCCGAACTGCCGAACCCGCCGGTCTGGGTCGGCGAGCTCTACCTCGAGCTGCACCGTGCGACCCTGACCTCGCAGCACGGCACGAAGCAGGGCAACCGCCGCAGCGAGCAGCTCCTCATCGAGGCCGAGCTCTGGGCGGCGACCGCCGCGGCACGGACCGACTTCGTGTACCCGTACGACGAACTCGACGCGCTCTGGCAGCAGGTCCTCCTGCAGCAGTTCCACGACATCCTTCCGGGCACCTCGATCGCCTGGGTGCACCGCGAAGCGGTCGCGAAGTACGCCGAGACGGCGGTGCGGCTCACCGCGGTCATCGAGTCGGCGCTGTCGGCACTGGCCGGTCACGGCGACCGGGCGGTCGTCGTCAACCCGGCCCCGTTCCTCCAGGCCGGTGCACCCGCGCAGGGCGCGGTGCTGGCGACCGACGTGGCGGAGCCGACCCCGGTGACCGTCACCGACCAGGACGGCGGGTACGTGCTGTCGAACGCGCTCGTGCGGGTCGTCGTCGACGCGCAGGGACTCGTGACGAGCGCTGTCGACCTGTCCACAGGGCGGGACGCGATCGCTGCCGGGCAGGCGGCGAACCTGCTGCAGCTGCACCAGGACTTCCCGAACATGTGGGACGCGTGGGACGTCGACCGGTTCTACCGGAACCGCGTCGAGGACCTGGTGGACCTCACCGGTCTGACCGCGTCCGTCGGCGCCGACGGCGTCGCCCAGGTCGTCGTGCAGCGCGCGTTCGGCGAGTCGACCGTCACGCAGGAGATCATCCTCGCGCCGGACTCCCGCACCCTCGAGTTCGACCAGAGCACCGACTGGCACGAGACCGAGAAGTTCCTCAAGGTGGCGTTCCCGCTCGACGTCCGCGCCGAGCACACCGTCGCCGAGACGCAGTTCGGCGCGCAGAAGCGGGTCACGCACACGAACACCTCGTGGGAGGCCGCGAAGTTCGAGACGTCGATGCACCGCTACGTCCTCGCCGAGGAGCCGGGCTTCGGCGTCGCCCTCGTCAACTCGTCCATCCACGGATTCGACGTCACCCGCGACGCCGTCGACGGCCACGTCACCACGACGATCCGGTTGTCGCTGCTGCGCGCGCCGCGGTTCCCGGACCCCGAGACCGACCAGGGCGTGCAGACGCACCGGTTCGGCATGGTGATCGGCACCGACCAGCTCGGCGCCACCGCCGCCGGCGTCCGCATGAACGCCGGTGCTCGAGCAGTCACCGGCGCGCACGGCTTCGACCCGCTCGTGCAGGTCTCCGGCGACGTCGTGCTGTCGAGCGTCAAGCTCGCCGACGACCGCTCCGGCGACCTGGTCGTCCGCGTGTACGAACCGGTCGGGCGTCGGGGCACCGGCGGCATCGCGGTCGACGGGCCGTTCGGCGAGCCGGTCGAGGTCACGCTCCTCGAAGAGGCCGACGACGCGCTCCCCGGCGTCGCAGCGGTCACGGACGGCGTCGCGGCGTTCCCCGTCGACGCCTACGAGGTGCGGACCTTCCGGTTCCCGCGCGCATGA
- a CDS encoding endo-beta-N-acetylglucosaminidase H, translating into MKKSMKFGIAAAIVAMVAAPMVPAAASAAPSPTGIEHGKGAAHGVGHAVGRGVGHGKQPHAAPTKTGPTSIAYVEVNNDELSNVGRYTLANGANAFDVAIIFASNINWDGTKAVLSNNDKVQATLDDAATQIRPLQAKGIKVSLSILGNHQGAGIANFPTQAAAEDFASQVSATVTKYGLDGVDLDDEYSDYGTNGTPQPNQQSIGWLISALRADMPGKLISFYDIGPASSALSTSSSAIGSQLDYAWNPYYGSYSAPSIPGLSKSALSAAAVDIQNTPQATAVSLAERTKADGYGVFMTYNLPGGDESAYVSSFTAVLYGQAATYR; encoded by the coding sequence ATGAAGAAGTCCATGAAGTTCGGCATCGCCGCGGCGATCGTCGCGATGGTCGCAGCGCCGATGGTGCCGGCAGCGGCGTCCGCGGCGCCGTCGCCCACCGGGATCGAGCACGGCAAGGGTGCGGCGCACGGCGTCGGTCACGCTGTCGGTCGCGGCGTCGGTCACGGGAAACAGCCGCACGCCGCGCCGACCAAGACCGGTCCGACGAGCATCGCGTACGTCGAGGTCAACAACGACGAACTCTCGAACGTCGGCCGGTACACGCTCGCGAACGGCGCGAACGCGTTCGACGTCGCGATCATCTTCGCGTCGAACATCAACTGGGACGGCACGAAGGCCGTCCTGTCCAACAACGACAAGGTGCAGGCGACGCTCGACGACGCCGCCACCCAGATCCGGCCGCTGCAGGCGAAGGGGATCAAGGTATCGCTGTCGATCCTCGGCAACCACCAGGGTGCGGGGATCGCGAACTTCCCGACCCAGGCCGCCGCCGAGGACTTCGCCTCCCAGGTCTCCGCCACGGTGACGAAGTACGGGCTCGACGGGGTCGACCTCGACGACGAGTACTCGGACTACGGCACGAACGGCACGCCGCAGCCGAACCAGCAGTCCATCGGGTGGCTCATCAGCGCCCTGCGCGCCGACATGCCGGGCAAGCTCATCTCGTTCTACGACATCGGCCCGGCGTCGTCCGCGCTGTCGACGTCGAGCAGCGCCATCGGCTCGCAGCTCGACTACGCCTGGAACCCGTACTACGGCTCCTACTCGGCGCCGTCGATCCCGGGGCTGTCGAAGTCGGCGCTGTCCGCCGCCGCCGTCGACATCCAGAACACCCCGCAGGCGACGGCGGTGTCGCTCGCCGAGCGCACGAAGGCCGACGGGTACGGCGTCTTCATGACGTACAACCTGCCTGGAGGCGACGAGTCCGCCTACGTCTCGTCCTTCACCGCCGTCCTCTACGGGCAGGCCGCGACGTACCGCTGA
- a CDS encoding DUF1905 domain-containing protein, whose translation MELEFSGEVIEWRGPAPFFYAVVPPDAAEVIHDLAPMLTYGWGVIPARVTIGRVTWTTSLFPKDGGYLVPLRAAERRRARVELGDHPMLTLGLGDP comes from the coding sequence GTGGAGCTCGAGTTCAGCGGCGAGGTCATCGAGTGGCGCGGGCCGGCGCCGTTCTTCTACGCCGTCGTCCCGCCGGACGCCGCCGAGGTGATCCACGACCTCGCGCCGATGCTCACGTACGGCTGGGGCGTGATCCCGGCTCGGGTCACGATCGGTCGGGTGACGTGGACGACGTCCCTGTTCCCGAAGGACGGCGGGTACCTGGTCCCGCTCCGGGCCGCGGAGCGTCGTCGTGCCCGGGTCGAGCTCGGCGACCACCCGATGCTCACCCTCGGACTCGGCGACCCGTAG